One Urechidicola croceus genomic window, ACTGGTTTATTATTTTTTAGTTTTCATTTATTATTAAAATTTTTGTTTTGCAACTTATTAATACAATTGCATATACTAGTATTTTACAAAGTTTATATGTTTAACTATCAATTTCTTAAATTTAAATAAAATAGAGTATTGTTTATAAAGAAATTAAAGAATTCATTTTAAACTTTTTATCATCCTATCATTTCCGAAAATATCTTTTCGTAGTTCAATGTTTTTAAAGTCTTTGTTTTTAAGAAGTTCAGTGGTTTCTTTTCCTAAATATTGGTTTATTTCAAAAAAAAGTTGTCCCTTTTTGGTTAGGTATTCTTTGGCAATACTGGCAATACGATTGTAAAAAATCAAAGGGTTTTTGTCGTCAACAAAGAGTGCTAAATAAGGTTCGTTGTCTAACACATTATTTTTCATTTCCTCTTTTTCAAGTTCCCGTACATAAGGAGGGTTGCTTACAATAATATCAAAATTGATAGGTAAATTACTGATTGTTAATATGTTTTCATTTAAAAAATGAACGTTTACCTTATTTAAATCGGCATTTTTTTGAGCGGTTGTTAGAGCTTTGGTTGATACATCGAGTGCATAAACTTTAGCATTTGGTAAGTTTTTGGCTAGAGAAATGGCAATACAGCCACTACCTGTACCAATATCTAGTATGTTTAATTTTGAATTTTTATCTACAGATTCAAGAAGCCATTGTACCAATTCTTCAGTTTCAGGTCTTGGAATTAATACATTTTCATTGACATAGAAAGGTAGGCCGTAAAATTCAGTAGAGCCAATAATATATTGTATAGGAATTTCTTGTTTTAATTTGTCAAGAACTTTAATAAAAAACGATTCATCATCTGTAGTCAGTTCAAAATGTGGGTCTAAAGCAATATCAACACGCTTTAAATTCAATCGATGCTCCATTAAAATGTAGAAAAAGTTTTCTATTTCTTCAATTGGGTAGAAGGTTTTTAAATGAATTTTTAGTATGTTTTTTAATGAAGTAGGTGTCATTTTTTCAAATCTTTTAGCATCCACATATTACAACTATAATGTCCCGTATCGCCCAAAGGTGCATTCAAAGATTCAAAACCAACTTTATGATAGAGTTTACGAGCATTTTTCATGTAAGGTAATGTTTCAAGATAACATTTTTCAAAGCCTAATTGACGTGCTTTTTCAAGGCAAGTTTCCATTATTTTTGAGCCAAAACCTTTACCTCTTGCTATAGGAGAAAAGTACATTTTTTGTAATTCACAGATTTTTTCTGTTGTGTTTTGTAATTGCATGATTCCTGCACCGCCAATAATATTGCTATCATCAGTAATTACATAATAGGCAGCATCTGGAATGTTGTATGTTTCAAACATAATATCTAATGCAGTGTCTTCATAAGCAGTTCCAACTTTTGGGACTCCAAATTCAATTAAAACTTCTCGAATAATTTTGGCTATTTGCTCATTATCATTCGCTTGAATTTCTCGAATAGTGTAGGTTTTTATACTCAATTTAAAGTCTTATTTTTGTGAGGTGAAGATACAAAATATCAATTCGAAAGATGAAAAATAAAATTATAATTTTCTGCTTGACATTATTAGTTGTTTCTAGTTGTGCAGTTAGAAAAAAGCCAAAATTTTTAAAAGTTGATAATATTAAGGTAATGAATATATCTTCTGATATTATTACAATAGGAGCTGAAGTGTTTTTTGAGAACCAAAATAACATTGGGGGTAAATTAGAGACTAAAGGGATAAAGGTGATGGTGAATGACTTAGAGGTGGCTCAAGTGCG contains:
- the prmC gene encoding peptide chain release factor N(5)-glutamine methyltransferase → MTPTSLKNILKIHLKTFYPIEEIENFFYILMEHRLNLKRVDIALDPHFELTTDDESFFIKVLDKLKQEIPIQYIIGSTEFYGLPFYVNENVLIPRPETEELVQWLLESVDKNSKLNILDIGTGSGCIAISLAKNLPNAKVYALDVSTKALTTAQKNADLNKVNVHFLNENILTISNLPINFDIIVSNPPYVRELEKEEMKNNVLDNEPYLALFVDDKNPLIFYNRIASIAKEYLTKKGQLFFEINQYLGKETTELLKNKDFKNIELRKDIFGNDRMIKSLK
- a CDS encoding GNAT family N-acetyltransferase; this encodes MKTYTIREIQANDNEQIAKIIREVLIEFGVPKVGTAYEDTALDIMFETYNIPDAAYYVITDDSNIIGGAGIMQLQNTTEKICELQKMYFSPIARGKGFGSKIMETCLEKARQLGFEKCYLETLPYMKNARKLYHKVGFESLNAPLGDTGHYSCNMWMLKDLKK
- a CDS encoding LEA type 2 family protein — protein: MKNKIIIFCLTLLVVSSCAVRKKPKFLKVDNIKVMNISSDIITIGAEVFFENQNNIGGKLETKGIKVMVNDLEVAQVRSEMFKIPAKKEFAIPMVVDIPTKELKRKANGNFLEGLLKSLLNQDLKVQFKGKLKYKVMGYSDYYDIDETELIKLKF